The following are encoded in a window of Halosolutus halophilus genomic DNA:
- a CDS encoding DUF655 domain-containing protein produces the protein MSEADSDEMDVRRAVVLDYLAHGLSDDGRPQYEKSPAGYALGVEDFRLYQVAFDEDERLTIGSEVVVEPPEERDVVTEAHRVEYADLSSGAQSELEYVVADLVEENEERFVDFYNDAQPITLRLHQLNLLPGIGKKLRNSILDERKRKRFENFEDLTDRVSGLHDPDEILVERILEELRDDDLKYQTFVGRREQTQ, from the coding sequence ATGAGCGAAGCCGACAGCGACGAGATGGACGTTCGGCGTGCGGTCGTGTTGGACTACCTCGCACACGGACTGTCGGACGACGGCCGTCCGCAGTACGAGAAGTCACCGGCAGGGTACGCGCTGGGGGTCGAGGACTTCCGACTCTATCAGGTTGCGTTCGACGAGGACGAACGGCTGACGATCGGCAGCGAGGTCGTGGTCGAACCGCCCGAGGAGCGCGACGTCGTCACCGAGGCCCACCGCGTCGAGTACGCGGACCTCTCCTCGGGTGCCCAGTCGGAACTGGAGTACGTCGTCGCCGACCTCGTCGAGGAGAACGAGGAGCGGTTCGTCGACTTCTACAACGACGCCCAGCCGATCACGCTGCGACTCCACCAGTTGAACCTCCTGCCGGGAATCGGGAAGAAGCTCCGGAACAGCATCCTCGACGAGCGCAAGCGCAAGCGCTTCGAGAACTTCGAGGACCTCACCGATCGGGTCTCGGGGCTGCACGATCCCGACGAGATCCTCGTCGAACGCATCCTGGAGGAACTGCGCGACGACGATCTGAAGTACCAGACGTTCGTCGGGCGGCGCGAACAGACGCAATAA
- a CDS encoding 16S ribosomal RNA methyltransferase A, whose amino-acid sequence MRDPDGLIARAGVRGDPDRDQHFLVDDRVLDRLPTYLEAIDADASHVLEIGGGTGALTDRLLAVADEVTVVERDRDLAAFLREEFADAIDAGRLTVIEGDALEVDLPAFTASVSNLPYGVSSEITFRLLPEGRPLVLMFQREFAERMVADPGTAEYGRLSVSTQHYAAPELVETVPKEAFSPPPAVESAVVRLIPRDPDYEIGDEEFFLRFVKALFTQRRKTVRNGIRNTAHITGLDDPDAVVDAADDELLQKRPDAMAPAEFAALATLAIEVGEPTA is encoded by the coding sequence ATGAGAGATCCAGACGGACTGATCGCCCGGGCGGGCGTGCGCGGCGATCCCGACCGCGATCAGCACTTCCTCGTCGACGATCGCGTCCTCGATCGACTGCCGACCTATCTCGAGGCGATCGACGCCGACGCGAGCCACGTCCTCGAGATCGGCGGCGGGACTGGCGCGCTGACCGATCGGCTGCTCGCGGTCGCCGACGAGGTCACCGTCGTCGAGCGCGATCGTGATCTCGCGGCCTTCCTGCGGGAAGAGTTCGCCGACGCGATCGACGCGGGACGGCTGACGGTGATCGAGGGCGACGCCCTCGAGGTCGACCTCCCCGCGTTCACCGCGTCGGTGTCGAACCTGCCCTACGGCGTCTCGAGCGAGATTACCTTTCGACTGCTCCCCGAAGGGCGGCCGCTCGTCCTGATGTTCCAGCGAGAGTTCGCCGAGCGGATGGTCGCCGATCCCGGAACCGCCGAGTACGGGCGGCTCTCGGTCTCGACGCAGCACTACGCGGCACCGGAACTCGTCGAGACGGTGCCGAAGGAGGCGTTCTCGCCGCCGCCGGCGGTCGAGAGCGCGGTGGTCAGACTGATCCCGCGCGACCCGGACTACGAGATCGGCGACGAGGAGTTCTTCCTGCGGTTCGTCAAGGCGCTGTTCACCCAGCGCCGGAAGACGGTCCGGAACGGCATCCGGAACACGGCCCACATCACGGGACTCGACGATCCCGACGCGGTCGTCGACGCGGCGGACGACGAACTGCTGCAGAAACGACCGGACGCGATGGCTCCCGCCGAGTTCGCGGCGCTGGCCACGCTGGCGATCGAGGTCGGTGAGCCGACGGCGTGA
- a CDS encoding mechanosensitive ion channel family protein, with protein MTVVLTGLDWLSETIDSQPLRLAVTFAAVGFLVAVLLFSRWLQAWLNERTRPLYSDIVTMAVLTAGCVVSLGVVVGVWGQTETLQTTYQNYGLDSNAIARSIVTFILLVATFIVTRFVRRVIAEILGSAAAVTDHQREVTHRLSQVIIWSVALVVILGVWVDDLGGLLVGAGFLGIVVGMAARQTLGTMLAGFVLMFARPFEIGDWIEIEDEEGIVTDISIVNTRLKSFDGEYIMIPNDVIASSTVTNRSKRGRLRIEVEVGVDYGTDVDRAAALAEDAVGDIDLVLDAPSPGVVAKTFGDSAVVLGVRFWIDRPSARRHWRARTAAINAIKRAFEDEGVKIPYPQRELSGRAETGGFRIADGPEDAIDAREAASEGNGTASRTDGDGPESESRQMAPSGGE; from the coding sequence ATGACCGTCGTCCTGACGGGGCTCGACTGGCTGTCGGAGACCATCGATTCGCAACCCCTCCGGCTCGCGGTGACCTTCGCGGCCGTCGGGTTCCTGGTAGCCGTGTTGCTCTTTTCCCGCTGGCTGCAGGCGTGGCTCAACGAGCGCACGCGGCCGCTGTACAGCGACATCGTCACGATGGCCGTGCTCACCGCGGGCTGCGTCGTGAGTCTCGGCGTCGTCGTCGGCGTCTGGGGCCAGACCGAGACCCTGCAGACCACCTACCAGAACTACGGGCTCGACAGCAACGCGATCGCCCGGTCGATCGTCACGTTCATCCTCCTCGTCGCGACGTTCATCGTCACGCGGTTCGTCCGGCGCGTGATCGCGGAGATCCTCGGCTCGGCCGCGGCGGTGACCGACCACCAGCGCGAGGTCACGCACCGCCTCTCGCAGGTGATCATCTGGTCGGTGGCGCTCGTCGTAATCCTCGGAGTCTGGGTCGACGACCTCGGCGGACTGCTGGTCGGGGCCGGCTTCCTCGGGATCGTCGTCGGTATGGCCGCGCGCCAGACGCTCGGGACGATGCTCGCCGGCTTCGTCCTGATGTTCGCCCGGCCGTTCGAGATCGGCGACTGGATCGAGATCGAGGACGAGGAGGGGATCGTCACCGACATTTCGATCGTCAACACCCGCCTCAAGTCCTTCGACGGCGAGTACATCATGATCCCCAACGACGTCATCGCCTCGAGTACGGTGACGAACCGATCGAAACGGGGACGGCTCCGCATCGAAGTCGAGGTCGGCGTCGACTACGGGACGGACGTCGATCGGGCCGCAGCGCTCGCCGAGGACGCGGTCGGGGACATCGATCTGGTTCTCGACGCACCGTCGCCGGGGGTCGTCGCCAAGACGTTCGGCGACTCGGCGGTGGTGCTCGGGGTCCGGTTCTGGATCGACAGGCCGAGTGCACGCCGCCACTGGCGGGCACGGACCGCCGCGATCAACGCGATCAAGCGGGCCTTCGAGGACGAGGGGGTGAAGATCCCCTATCCGCAGCGCGAACTCTCCGGCCGCGCCGAAACCGGCGGGTTCCGGATCGCGGACGGCCCGGAGGATGCGATCGACGCCCGGGAAGCCGCATCGGAAGGCAACGGCACCGCGTCCAGGACGGACGGCGACGGCCCCGAATCCGAGAGCCGCCAGATGGCACCATCGGGGGGTGAGTAG
- a CDS encoding HemK2/MTQ2 family protein methyltransferase: MDLQDRRGLERDVYQPAEDSALLAETASERLDDDALVLEVGTGSGYVASRIAEETGARVIASDLNPRAVRQARGEGVETVRADLVEPFAAESFDAVAFNPPYLPTDPDNEWDDWMERALSGGEDGRAVIDPFLATVGRVLAPDGVVYLLVSSLTGVDDVVERAGEEGFSAVAVADESFPFETLTVLELLR; encoded by the coding sequence ATGGATCTCCAGGACCGGCGAGGGCTCGAACGCGACGTGTACCAGCCCGCCGAGGACTCGGCGCTGCTGGCCGAGACCGCCTCCGAACGGCTCGACGACGACGCGCTCGTGCTGGAGGTCGGCACCGGATCGGGCTACGTCGCGAGCCGGATCGCCGAGGAAACCGGCGCCCGCGTGATCGCCTCGGACCTGAACCCACGCGCCGTCCGGCAGGCCCGCGGCGAGGGCGTCGAGACGGTCCGGGCGGACCTCGTCGAACCCTTCGCGGCCGAGTCGTTCGACGCGGTGGCGTTCAACCCGCCCTACCTGCCGACGGATCCCGACAACGAGTGGGACGACTGGATGGAACGCGCCCTCTCGGGGGGCGAAGACGGCCGGGCCGTCATCGATCCGTTCCTCGCGACCGTCGGCCGCGTGCTGGCACCCGACGGCGTCGTCTACCTGCTCGTCAGCAGCCTCACCGGCGTCGACGACGTGGTCGAGCGCGCGGGCGAGGAGGGGTTCAGCGCCGTCGCCGTCGCCGACGAGTCGTTCCCGTTCGAGACGCTGACGGTGCTCGAATTGCTGCGCTGA
- a CDS encoding PQQ-binding-like beta-propeller repeat protein has product MSPSRRALLTSVGAASATIAGCSELSREVTTPDPDEPPESGVDELPDPDGHVYGANGEWSTFGCNAAHTRAVADGEAPVDGVTERWRVEVAHSAYQEPVVADDRVYFLDVDTLRVFDADDGEERWTIASVDSPPLLWDGVAYVSIGDAVRAIDSESGETLWERTFETPGRVATPATYDGSALICGVGEQVVSLDPENGDVQWRRDVFGQVIDHAAIVMGYSWIVATEAGMVYALGDDGRGRRRWQLPAEPMSPPTVDSDTVYVNCWNGSTYALAMGADADTADGIQWSIETGSAQRGIALADGVVFVNGRSLQAISSGSGTRYWEYEIGDWQHTAPAFGRDTLFVGGDRLRALDPTPGDGPDGGPALRFDREFAGRVGPGPVLDDGTLYLVAEVDDETYALLALD; this is encoded by the coding sequence ATGTCTCCGTCACGACGCGCCCTCCTGACGAGCGTCGGTGCCGCGAGCGCGACGATCGCGGGGTGTTCGGAACTCTCGCGAGAGGTAACGACGCCCGATCCCGACGAGCCGCCGGAGTCGGGCGTCGACGAACTTCCGGACCCGGACGGCCACGTATACGGCGCGAACGGCGAGTGGTCGACGTTCGGCTGTAACGCCGCCCACACCCGGGCGGTCGCCGACGGCGAAGCGCCGGTCGACGGAGTGACCGAGCGCTGGCGGGTAGAAGTCGCACATTCTGCCTATCAGGAACCCGTCGTCGCGGACGATCGCGTCTACTTCCTCGACGTGGACACGCTCCGGGTCTTCGACGCTGACGACGGCGAGGAACGCTGGACGATCGCCAGCGTCGATTCCCCGCCGCTGCTCTGGGACGGCGTCGCCTACGTTTCCATCGGCGACGCGGTTCGCGCGATCGATTCCGAGAGCGGCGAGACGCTGTGGGAGCGCACGTTCGAGACGCCGGGCCGGGTGGCGACACCGGCCACGTACGACGGGTCTGCGCTGATCTGTGGGGTGGGCGAGCAAGTCGTCTCGCTCGATCCCGAGAACGGCGACGTCCAGTGGCGACGGGACGTCTTCGGACAGGTGATCGATCACGCCGCGATCGTTATGGGATACTCCTGGATCGTCGCCACGGAGGCCGGGATGGTCTACGCCCTCGGCGACGACGGCCGCGGCAGGAGGCGGTGGCAACTTCCCGCGGAGCCGATGTCTCCCCCGACCGTCGACAGCGACACGGTCTACGTCAACTGTTGGAACGGAAGTACGTACGCGCTGGCGATGGGCGCGGATGCGGACACCGCGGATGGCATCCAGTGGTCGATCGAGACCGGCTCGGCACAACGCGGGATCGCCCTCGCCGACGGCGTCGTCTTCGTCAACGGCCGATCGCTCCAGGCCATCAGTTCGGGGTCCGGAACCCGATACTGGGAGTACGAGATCGGCGACTGGCAGCACACCGCGCCGGCGTTCGGTCGCGACACCCTGTTCGTCGGCGGCGATCGGCTCCGGGCTCTCGATCCGACGCCCGGCGACGGTCCGGATGGCGGGCCGGCACTCCGATTCGATCGGGAATTCGCCGGTCGGGTCGGGCCCGGGCCGGTCCTGGACGACGGGACGCTGTACCTCGTCGCGGAGGTCGACGACGAGACGTACGCGCTACTGGCGCTCGATTGA
- a CDS encoding 5-methyltetrahydropteroyltriglutamate--homocysteine methyltransferase: MTDYVSTTPGLYPLPDWAKDDLSNLKGHQKHDLVSGDEGEEITATYEAAREEVIDVQQEAGLDRIVEGQLRWDDMLAHPLAVHDAVETRGIVRYYDNNNFYREPVVRGDLGFSGDVAGELESAAELADGDDLQAVLPGPYSLADLATDEHYGDEAAFLDAIADFLAGEVDAFPAHETLFLLEPSLVESAPEDGVDGAAAAAGPERASEAIDRVAGATDADVVVQPYWGALEEKVYAHLLDADIDAVGFDFVANRDDNLYNIQEYGATDGVSLGLADGQNTLVEDPEAIRDRVDWVYDQLPVTEFETVYLTTNTETFYLPYGKFEEKLEALGEAADLAEVKAA, from the coding sequence ATGACTGATTACGTCTCGACCACGCCGGGGCTCTATCCACTCCCGGACTGGGCGAAAGACGACCTCTCGAACCTCAAGGGTCACCAGAAACACGATCTCGTCAGCGGCGACGAGGGCGAGGAGATCACCGCGACCTACGAGGCGGCCCGCGAGGAAGTGATCGACGTACAGCAGGAGGCGGGGCTCGATCGGATCGTCGAAGGGCAACTCCGCTGGGACGACATGCTCGCCCATCCGCTGGCCGTCCACGACGCCGTCGAAACGCGCGGAATCGTCCGCTACTACGACAACAACAACTTCTACCGGGAACCCGTCGTTCGGGGCGACCTCGGCTTCTCCGGTGACGTCGCCGGTGAACTCGAGTCGGCGGCGGAACTGGCCGACGGCGACGACCTGCAGGCCGTCCTCCCCGGCCCGTACTCGCTGGCCGATCTCGCCACCGACGAACACTACGGCGACGAGGCCGCGTTCCTCGACGCGATCGCCGACTTCCTCGCGGGAGAGGTCGACGCCTTCCCCGCCCACGAGACGCTGTTCCTGCTCGAACCCTCGCTCGTCGAGTCGGCCCCCGAGGACGGCGTCGACGGGGCGGCTGCTGCCGCCGGACCAGAGCGCGCCAGCGAGGCGATCGATCGGGTCGCGGGCGCGACCGACGCCGACGTCGTCGTCCAGCCCTACTGGGGTGCACTCGAGGAAAAGGTCTACGCGCACCTGCTCGACGCCGATATCGACGCGGTCGGCTTCGACTTCGTCGCGAACCGGGACGACAACCTCTACAACATCCAGGAGTACGGCGCGACCGACGGCGTCTCGCTGGGGCTCGCCGACGGGCAGAACACGCTCGTCGAGGACCCCGAAGCGATCCGCGACCGGGTCGACTGGGTGTACGATCAGCTTCCCGTCACGGAGTTCGAGACGGTCTACCTGACCACGAACACGGAGACGTTCTACCTACCCTACGGCAAGTTCGAGGAGAAACTCGAGGCGCTCGGAGAAGCCGCGGACCTCGCGGAGGTGAAAGCAGCATGA
- a CDS encoding methionine synthase — protein MSTNENKDQFRQPDHDNDHFLLTTVVGSYPKPKWLNRAKELYEDEESDFDEEDWQEAKDDAARLITNEHERAGLDAVVDGEMRRNEMVEFFAHRIEGYEFNGPVKVWGHNYFDKPSVVSEVEYDENWLVDEYEFTASTTDRPVKVPITGPYTLASWSFNEAYDEDEELAYDLADLVNEEIEKLVDAGARYIQIDEPALATTPDDHAIVGEALEHIVADIPEEVRIGLHVCYGDYSRIYPEMLEFPVDEFDLELANGDYEQLDVFKDPAFDKDLALGVCDVHVAEVESVEQMEENIKKGLEVVPPEQLVVSPDCGVKLLPREVAYGKMENMVQAARNVERDLDEGNIDVERSTAAPADD, from the coding sequence ATGAGCACCAACGAAAACAAAGATCAGTTCCGACAGCCCGATCACGACAACGACCACTTCCTGCTGACGACCGTCGTCGGCTCCTACCCGAAGCCCAAGTGGCTCAACCGGGCGAAAGAGCTCTACGAGGACGAGGAGAGCGACTTCGACGAGGAGGACTGGCAGGAAGCCAAAGACGACGCCGCCCGCCTCATCACGAACGAACACGAACGCGCCGGACTCGACGCCGTCGTCGACGGCGAGATGCGGCGCAACGAGATGGTCGAGTTCTTCGCCCACCGCATCGAGGGCTACGAGTTCAACGGCCCCGTCAAGGTCTGGGGACACAACTACTTCGACAAGCCGAGCGTCGTCAGCGAGGTCGAGTACGACGAAAACTGGCTCGTCGACGAGTACGAGTTTACCGCCAGCACCACCGACCGCCCCGTGAAGGTCCCGATCACGGGCCCCTACACCCTCGCGAGCTGGTCGTTCAACGAGGCCTACGACGAGGACGAGGAACTCGCCTACGACCTCGCCGACCTCGTCAACGAGGAGATCGAGAAGCTCGTCGACGCCGGTGCCCGGTACATCCAGATCGACGAGCCCGCGCTCGCGACCACGCCCGACGACCACGCCATCGTCGGCGAGGCGCTCGAACACATCGTCGCCGACATTCCCGAGGAAGTCCGCATCGGCCTCCACGTCTGTTACGGCGACTACTCTCGCATCTACCCCGAGATGCTCGAGTTCCCGGTCGACGAGTTCGACCTCGAACTCGCCAACGGCGACTACGAGCAACTGGACGTGTTCAAGGACCCCGCGTTCGATAAAGACCTGGCGCTCGGCGTCTGCGACGTCCACGTTGCCGAGGTCGAATCCGTCGAGCAGATGGAAGAAAACATCAAGAAGGGACTGGAAGTCGTCCCGCCGGAACAACTCGTCGTCTCGCCCGACTGCGGCGTGAAGCTGCTCCCGCGCGAGGTCGCCTACGGCAAGATGGAGAACATGGTGCAGGCGGCTCGCAACGTCGAACGGGACCTCGACGAGGGCAATATCGACGTCGAACGCAGTACCGCTGCACCTGCGGACGACTGA
- a CDS encoding carbohydrate kinase family protein produces MNRENEILVAGEALIDFLPEEPGPIAAVEGFDRRPGGAPANVAVALARLGDAPLFWTRVGDDPFGRYLHETLAAYGLPERFLELDPDAKTSLAFVTHDETGDREFSFYRDGTADTRLEPGRIDDAVLADLEWIHAGGVALSGGRSREATLDLLDRAADRDCTVSFDPNERPELWPDADTYRTVVREALSNVDVLKATAGELSRLGFEGESAEAIARDAMAVGPEVVFVTRGDAGAIAVAADETSWDGIARHPGYDPDVVDTTGAGDAFVAGAIAALREGRDLAATLSFANAVGAAATTAAGAMAALPDRETVDSIREGSIAEE; encoded by the coding sequence ATGAACCGCGAGAACGAGATCCTGGTCGCCGGCGAGGCGCTGATCGACTTCCTTCCCGAGGAACCCGGCCCGATCGCGGCGGTCGAGGGGTTCGATCGCCGACCCGGCGGCGCACCGGCGAACGTCGCCGTGGCGCTCGCTCGGCTGGGGGACGCGCCGCTGTTCTGGACGCGCGTCGGTGACGACCCCTTCGGACGATACCTCCACGAAACGCTCGCGGCGTACGGCCTCCCCGAGCGATTCCTCGAACTCGATCCCGACGCGAAGACCTCGCTCGCGTTCGTCACCCACGACGAGACCGGCGATCGGGAGTTCTCGTTCTACCGGGACGGGACCGCAGACACCCGCCTCGAGCCGGGCCGGATCGACGACGCCGTGCTCGCGGATCTCGAGTGGATCCACGCCGGCGGCGTGGCGCTCTCAGGCGGTCGGTCCCGCGAGGCGACCCTCGACCTGCTCGATCGGGCCGCCGACCGCGACTGTACGGTCTCGTTCGACCCGAACGAGCGGCCGGAGCTGTGGCCGGACGCGGACACCTACCGGACCGTCGTCCGGGAGGCGCTCTCGAACGTGGACGTGCTGAAAGCGACGGCGGGCGAACTCTCGCGGCTCGGCTTCGAGGGCGAGTCCGCCGAGGCGATCGCCCGGGATGCGATGGCGGTCGGGCCGGAGGTCGTGTTCGTCACCCGCGGCGACGCGGGTGCGATCGCCGTCGCCGCGGACGAGACGTCGTGGGACGGGATCGCGCGTCATCCCGGCTACGATCCCGACGTCGTCGACACGACCGGGGCGGGCGACGCCTTCGTCGCCGGCGCGATCGCGGCACTGCGCGAGGGCCGCGATCTGGCCGCGACGCTCTCCTTTGCCAACGCGGTCGGGGCTGCCGCGACGACGGCCGCCGGTGCGATGGCGGCGCTCCCGGATCGGGAGACCGTCGACTCGATCCGCGAGGGATCGATCGCGGAGGAGTAA